From a region of the Cyclopterus lumpus isolate fCycLum1 chromosome 5, fCycLum1.pri, whole genome shotgun sequence genome:
- the LOC117730530 gene encoding uncharacterized protein LOC117730530 isoform X1: MPPKRDAGTTPTETPVKMIKIGTDAQEFGCDPVEDKYRLAEESSYSPFPNNEHETIDFDEENIASPDIRTDTISLLMKIEQLQAQLKYERRCRILAERELRELKEMNTLMMQMRHTAHELRVTLDHVLQGGEAAAVPQTSHDGSVSFLGEAGEEMREELNNPEDDHNFLYLMEHLRVPKNLYVRISEIADYKKYTAALLMILFDRETLATHSLQGRRSTFTGEDCHKPQLPPEILRSLIGHVTVKFGVESSLIKIAIRTKLNNEDKLLKKRLGIAKAENKAMLEQSLCQDASLLNENGAMESDSQL, translated from the exons ATGCCACCCAAGAGAGACGCAGGGACGACTCCAACAGAAACACCAGTCAAGATGATAAAAATCGGCACTGACGCACAGGAGTTTGGCTGTGATCCAGTGGAGGATAAGTACAGGTTGGCTGAGGAGTCCAGCTACTCCCCCTTTCCCAACAATGAG CATGAAACCATTGACTTTGATGAAGAAAATATTGCAAGCCCAGACATCAGAACAGACACCATCAGTCTCCTCATGAAAATTGAGCAACTGCAGGCACAACTCAAATATGAACGCAGATGTAGGATTCTGGCCGAGAGAGAACTGAGGGAGTTGAAAG AGATGAACACTCTCATGATGCAGATGAGGCACACAGCACATGAACTGCGAGTCACTCTGGATCACGTTCTCCAAGGAGGCGAGGCAGCAGCAGTGCCGCAGACCTCCCACGATGGATCCGTCTCTTTCCTTGGGGAGGCTGGGGAAGAGATGAGAGAAGAACTTAATAACCCAGAG GACGATCACAACTTCTTGTATCTCATGGAGCATCTTCGAGTACCAAAAAATCTTTATGTGCGCATCTCGGAGATTGCAGACTACAAAAAGTACACGGCAGCTCTGCTGATGATACTTTTTGACAGAGAAACGTTGGCCACACACTCTCTGCAGGGCCGTAGGAGCACTTTTACTGGAGAAGATTGCCACAAGCCTCAACTTCCACCTGAGATCTTGAGAAGTTTAATTG GTCACGTGACAGTCAAGTTCGGCGTTGAAAGCAGCCTAATAAAAATTGCAATCCGTACAAAGTTGAATAACGAGGACAAGCTATTAAAGAAGAGACTGGGTATTGCTAAAGCTGAAAACAAAGCTATGCTTGAACAAAGCCTTTGCCAAGATGCTTCACTCCTGAATGAAAATGGAGCAATGGAAAGTGATTCTCAGTTATAA
- the LOC117730530 gene encoding uncharacterized protein LOC117730530 isoform X2 — protein sequence MPPKRDAGTTPTETPVKMIKIGTDAQEFGCDPVEDKYRLAEESSYSPFPNNEHETIDFDEENIASPDIRTDTISLLMKIEQLQAQLKYERRCRILAERELRELKEMNTLMMQMRHTAHELRVTLDHVLQGGEAAAVPQTSHDGSVSFLGEAGEEMREELNNPEGRRSTFTGEDCHKPQLPPEILRSLIGHVTVKFGVESSLIKIAIRTKLNNEDKLLKKRLGIAKAENKAMLEQSLCQDASLLNENGAMESDSQL from the exons ATGCCACCCAAGAGAGACGCAGGGACGACTCCAACAGAAACACCAGTCAAGATGATAAAAATCGGCACTGACGCACAGGAGTTTGGCTGTGATCCAGTGGAGGATAAGTACAGGTTGGCTGAGGAGTCCAGCTACTCCCCCTTTCCCAACAATGAG CATGAAACCATTGACTTTGATGAAGAAAATATTGCAAGCCCAGACATCAGAACAGACACCATCAGTCTCCTCATGAAAATTGAGCAACTGCAGGCACAACTCAAATATGAACGCAGATGTAGGATTCTGGCCGAGAGAGAACTGAGGGAGTTGAAAG AGATGAACACTCTCATGATGCAGATGAGGCACACAGCACATGAACTGCGAGTCACTCTGGATCACGTTCTCCAAGGAGGCGAGGCAGCAGCAGTGCCGCAGACCTCCCACGATGGATCCGTCTCTTTCCTTGGGGAGGCTGGGGAAGAGATGAGAGAAGAACTTAATAACCCAGAG GGCCGTAGGAGCACTTTTACTGGAGAAGATTGCCACAAGCCTCAACTTCCACCTGAGATCTTGAGAAGTTTAATTG GTCACGTGACAGTCAAGTTCGGCGTTGAAAGCAGCCTAATAAAAATTGCAATCCGTACAAAGTTGAATAACGAGGACAAGCTATTAAAGAAGAGACTGGGTATTGCTAAAGCTGAAAACAAAGCTATGCTTGAACAAAGCCTTTGCCAAGATGCTTCACTCCTGAATGAAAATGGAGCAATGGAAAGTGATTCTCAGTTATAA
- the rrp9 gene encoding U3 small nucleolar RNA-interacting protein 2, translating to MSAPFFIKKKENPKLAKKGNTAVLKRKVDGDSGGKSKLRAKKAISRHNEEISSDSETESPVVSRKRQSKEETDYDETPQEKKLRLAKLYLEQLKEEEDDKAEDDSFETDLIAGRLQEEVLEQKGKLQRLIAKDLMPPDASEIRVLRGHKLPITCLVISSDDKYIYSAAKDCSIIKWDVESGKKLHTIPGGRKGTEDRHVGHTTHILCMAISSDGKYLATGDVNKLIMIWEAETCKHLYKFTGHKGPVSGLSFRRGTHDLYSASHDRSVKVWNVDENAYVETLFGHQDAITGLDSLSRELCVTAGGRDRSVRVWKIAEESQLVFHGHEGSIDCIQLINEEHMITGADDGSVSLWSVNKKRPLSTVKKAHGCHGDAGLEQPHWVASVAALQNSDTVASGSHNSHVRLWKCGQNYRGLEPLFSVPVTGFVNSLKFSSSGQFLVAGVGQEHRLGRWWRLKEAKNAIYIIPLKRKLPNPEEARIPE from the exons ATGTCTGCTCCTTTCTTtattaagaaaaaagaaaaccccaaaTTAGCCAAAAAGGGAAATACAGCGGTGCTCAAACGAAAG GTCGATGGGGACTCGGGCGGTAAAAGTAAGCTACGAGCCAAGAAAGCCATCTCCAGACACAACGAAGAGATTTCCAGCGACTCCGAAACTGAGAG TCCTGTCGTGTCCAGGAAAAGACAGTCCAAAGAAGAGACTGATTATGACGAAACGCCACAGGAGAAGAAGCTCAGATTAGCCAAACTCTACCTCGAACAGCTAAAGGAAGAAG AGGACGATAAAGCAGAAGATGACTCTTTTGAGACCGATCTGATTGCTGGAAGACTTCAAGAAGAAGTG cTTGAACAAAAAGGAAAGCTTCAGCGGCTTATTGCCAAAGAT cTCATGCCACCAGATGCTTCAGAGATCAGGGTGTTAAGAGGACACAAACTTCCAATTACCTGTCTCGTTATTAGCTCTGATGACAAGTACATCTATTCTGCTGCCAAAGATTGCTCCATCATTAAAT GGGATGTTGAGAGTGGCAAGAAACTGCACACAATACCTGGTGGAAGAAAAGGTACAGAGGATCGACATGTTGGACACACTACCCATATCCTGTGTATGGCCATTTCATCAGATGGAAAATACTTG GCCACTGGAGACGTGAACAAACTGATCATGATCTGGGAGGCAGAAACATGTAAACATCTATATAAGTTCACAGGACACAAAGGCCCTGTGTCG GGTCTTTCATTCAGGAGGGGAACTCATGATCTGTACAGCGCCTCGCATGATCGCTCAGTAAAAGTGTGGAATGTGGACGAGAACGCATACGTTGAAACTCT CTTTGGGCATCAGGATGCTATAACAGGACTGGACAGCCTGAGCCGCGAGCTCTGTGTGACGGCAGGAGGAAGGGACCGCTCGGTTAGGGTGTGGAAGATAGCCGAGGAATCTCAGCTGGTGTTCCACGGCCACGA GGGTTCAATTGATTGCATCCAGCTCATAAATGAGGAGCACATGATAACAGGAGCTGATGACGG ctctgtgtctctgtggagtGTCAACAAGAAGAGGCCTCTCAGCACGGTGAAAAAGGCTCacggttgccatggtgacgcAGGACTGGAGCAGCCTCATTGGGTCGCTTCAGTAGCGGCGCTTCAGAACTCGGATACCGTCGCCTCAG GTTCACACAACTCTCATGTGAGGCTGTGGAAATGTGGCCAGAATTACCGCGGGCTGGAGCCTCTATTCAGTGTACCAGTG ACTGGTTTTGTCAACAGTCTCAAGTTTTCGAGCTCTGGCCAGTTCTTGGTGGCAGGAGTTGGACAGGAACACAG gTTGGGGCGATGGTGGAGACTAAAAGAGGCCAAGAATGCGATCTATATTATTCCTCTGAAAAGGAAACTTCCAAATCCAGAGGAAGCCAGGATACCTGAATAG
- the grm2b gene encoding glutamate receptor, metabotropic 2b yields MLGVVLCPRLLANYAHYWPLLMLLLQLLIPGVLPNISRLPPATKREIIMDGDLVIGGLFPVHHKGEGMEDCGKINKERGIQRLEAMLLALDEINSSDRILPGLQLGAHILDTCSKDTYALEQSLDFVRASLTKVHDPGFICPDGSRPVQNEVPLAISGVIGGSYSDVSIQVANLLRLFQIPQISYASTSSKLSDKTRYDYFARTVPPDFYQAKAMAEILRYFNWTYVSTVASEGDYGETGIDAFQQEARTRQVCIATSAKVSRTMNRQGYDNVIRALQQKSNAKVVILFTRSEDARELLVSAARMNASFIWVASDGWGAQESVVRGSETAADRAFTIELASYPIREFEDYFTKLNPYTNTRNPWFKEFWEHRFGCSLQEPGCSEHSLRDGTFEQESKIMFVVNAVYAMAYALHNMRQAVCSNISKVCDAMKPGNGKRFYKEFILKTKFEAPFRPVDTQNMVRFDSFGDSISRYNIFHYHKEEGKFVYRKVGYWDQHLTLNNSLVPWPGLVPPTSQCSDPCRKNEVKSMQPGDVCCWICIPCQPYQYLQDAFTCADCSFGQWPLANLTGCYDLPEEYIRWEDAWAIGPVTISCLGILCTLSVVGLFFKHNETPVVKASGRELSYILLLGVLMCYLMTFIYIAKPSTAVCTLRRLGLGTSFAVCYSALLTKTNRIARIFSGVKDGAQRPRFISPASQVAICGALISCQLLVAVIWLLVEVPGVRKEVGPERRDVVTLKCSSRDSSMLMSLTYNCILIILCTVYAFKTRKCPENFNEAKFIGFTMYTTCIIWLAFQPIFYVTASDYRVQTTTMCISVSLSGSVVLGCLFAPKVHIILFQPQKNVASLRVTANRFSATVSASATAPSSSYSKGSASNYVPAVCNGREVVDSTTSSL; encoded by the exons ATGCTGGGTGTAGTGCTCTGCCCCAGGTTGTTGGCTAATTATGCCCATTATTGGCCTTTACTCAtgctcctgctgcagctgctgataCCGGGAGTCCTGCCCAACATCTCCAGATTGCCACCCGCGACCAAACGTGAGATCATCATGGACGGGGACTTGGTGATTGGAGGCTTGTTCCCGGTACACCATAAAGGTGAGGGGATGGAGGACTGTGGTAAAATcaacaaggagagagggatcCAGAGACTGGAAGCCATGCTGCTGGCACTTGATGAGATTAACTCTAGCGACCGCATCCTTCCTGGACTCCAGTTGGGGGCCCACATTCTGGACACTTGCTCGAAGGACACATATGCACTGGAGCAGTCCCTAGATTTTGTCAGGGCCTCCCTCACCAAGGTACACGATCCAGGCTTCATCTGCCCTGATGGCTCCAGACCCGTTCAAAATGAGGTTCCACTTGCCATCTCTGGGGTCATTGGAGGATCATACAGTGACGTTTCCATTCAg GTGGCTAACCTCCTGCGATTGTTCCAGATCCCTCAGATCAGCTATGCCTCCACCAGTTCAAAGCTCAGTGACAAGACCCGCTATGATTACTTTGCCCGCACTGTGCCCCCTGACTTCTACCAGGCCAAGGCCATGGCAGAGATCCTGCGTTACTTCAACTGGACCTACGTGTCGACAGTAGCATCAGAGGGCGACTATGGTGAGACTGGCATTGACGCCTTCCAGCAGGAGGCCCGCACTCGCCAAGTCTGCATCGCCACTTCAGCCAAGGTAAGCCGCACCATGAACCGCCAGGGCTATGATAATGTGATCCGCGCTCTGCAGCAGAAGTCCAACGCCAAGGTGGTCATCCTGTTTACTCGCAGTGAAGACGCCCGTGAGCTTCTGGTGTCCGCTGCTCGCATGAACGCCAGCTTCATCTGGGTGGCCAGCGATGGATGGGGAGCGCAGGAGAGTGTGGTGAGGGGCAGCGAAACGGCAGCAGACAGGGCTTTCACCATCGAGCTGGCCTCCTACCCAATTAGAGAGTTTGAAGACTACTTCACCAAGCTGAACCCGTATACCAACACAAGGAACCCGTGGTTCAAAGAGTTCTGGGAGCACCGCTTTGGCTGTAGCCTCCAGGAACCAGGCTGCAGTGAACACAGCCTCCGAGATGGAACTTTTGAGCAGGAGTCCAAGATCATGTTTGTGGTCAATGCAGTCTATGCCATGGCCTATGCTTTGCACAACATGAGACAAGCTGTATGCTCCAACATATCCAAGGTCTGTGATGCCATGAAACCAGGTAACGGCAAAAGGTTCTACAAGGAGTTCATCTTGAAGACCAAGTTTGAAG CTCCATTCAGACCTGTAGACACACAGAACATGGTGCGCTTTGACTCTTTTGGTGACAGCATCAGCCGCTACAACATCTTTCATTACCACAAAGAAGAGGGAAAGTTTGTGTACAGAAAGGTTGGCTACTGGGACCAACACCTGACCCTGAACAACAGCCTGGTACCGTGGCCTGGCCTCGTACCACCCACCTCCCAGTGTAGTGACCCCTGCAGGAAGAACGAGGTGAAGAGCATGCAGCCTGGAGATGTGTGCTGCTGGATCTGCATCCCCTGTCAGCCCTACCAGTACCTGCAGGACGCATTCACCTGTGCTGACTGTAGCTTCGGCCAGTGGCCGCTAGCGAACTTAACTGGCTGCTATGATCTGCCTGAAGAATATATCCGGTGGGAGGATGCGTGGGCCATTGGGCCAGTCACCATCTCCTGCCTTGGTATACTGTGTACTCTGTCGGTAGTGGGCCTGTTCTTCAAGCACAATGAGACGCCTGTTGTTAAAGCAAGTGGACGTGAACTCTCCTACATCCTCTTGTTGGGAGTGCTGATGTGCTACCTCATGACTTTCATCTACATCGCCAAACCATCCACCGCTGTTTGCACCCTACGTCGACTGGGCCTGGGCACCTCATTCGCAGTGTGTTACTCAGCTCTTCTCACCAAGACCAACCGTATTGCTCGAATCTTCAGCGGGGTGAAGGATGGAGCCCAGCGGCCGCGCTTCATCAGCCCCGCCTCCCAGGTAGCGATCTGCGGCGCTCTTATCTCCTGCCAGCTGCTGGTGGCTGTTATATGGCTGCTGGTGGAGGTGCCAGGGGTTCGGAAAGAGGTTGgcccagagaggagagatgtGGTTACCCTCAAGTGCAGCAGCAGGGACTCCAGCATGCTCATGTCGCTCACCTACAACtgcatcctcatcatcctctgcACCGTCTACGCATTCAAGACGCGAAAGTGCCCTGAAAATTTCAACGAGGCCAAGTTCATCGGGTTCACCATGTACACCACCTGCATCATCTGGCTCGCTTTTCAGCCCATCTTCTATGTCACTGCCAGCGACTACAGG GTGCAGACCACCACCATGTGCATCTCCGTCAGTCTGAGTGGTTCGGTGGTTCTCGGCTGCCTCTTCGCCCCCAAAGTTCATATCATCCTGTTTCAGCCACAGAAAAACGTGGCCTCACTGAGAGTCACAGCCAACCGCTTCAGTGCCACTGTGTCTGCTTCTGCCACCGCTCCGAGCTCCAGCTATTCTAAAG GATCAGCCTCTAACTACGTGCCAGCAGTATGTAACGGCCGCGAGGTGGTGGACTCTACAACGTCCtctttgtga